From a single Mus musculus strain C57BL/6J chromosome 12, GRCm38.p6 C57BL/6J genomic region:
- the Tcl1 gene encoding T-cell leukemia/lymphoma protein 1A isoform 3 (isoform 3 is encoded by transcript variant 5) codes for MNNPDPVLQLLSALPRPGPTGEMLVLMFCLFASHVLFPLHWAPRRKLWPDAAPSHAAVACSAALVGPSALLTPWQGAPEKIPVLLTSSRCSVVSVPLMILAD; via the exons ATGAATAACCCAGACCCG gtCCTGCAGCTCCTGTCTGCCTTGCCCAGGCCTGGCCCCACAGGGGAGATGTTGGTACTTATGTTCTGTCTGTTCGCTAGTCATGTCCTTTTTCCTCTACACTGGGCTCCAAGAAGAAAACTCTGGCCAGACGCTGCCCCTTCCCATGCTGCTGTTGCCTGCTCGGCTGCCTTGGTTGGTCCCTCAGCTCTGCTGACTCCCTGGCAAGGGGCTCCAGAGAAGATCCCAGTTCTCCTCACCTCCTCTAGGTGCTCAGTGGTGTCTGTGCCTCTGATGATCTTAGCTGATTGA